One Porphyromonas pogonae genomic region harbors:
- the ispG gene encoding (E)-4-hydroxy-3-methylbut-2-enyl-diphosphate synthase, which produces MNHNDISSLTIDGTEGYSPFIYKRRRSIEVNIGDTPIGENNPIRIQSMASVSTMDTDEAVEQAQRVIDAGADYLRFTAQGVKEANNLGIIRERLTGKGYKTPLVADIHFNPKAADAALDSVEKVRINPGNYVDTKYAVPKTWDDTEFTEMNKVVQERFGEFVEKAKKLKRAIRIGVNHGSLSERMMARYGDSPRGMVESCLEYLRVCLDHDFKDIVISMKSSNTIVMTQAVRLLVKTLEEQRLPAFPLHLGVTEAGEGEDGRIKSAVGIGSLLADGLGDTIRVSLSEDPEFEIPVAIKLRDYIVEREKQLPLTEVLPTAHEYELYKQNARKDTFCIKGLIGGNALPVVISTKATEEQIKEWEMKPDLTLHKGEYRTTNGTNMGDVRFVEADYLTLTEELEHEIKSHPNTVVILNTFGINPVAEWRLGFTWLRKKGIKAPIILKKVYDEQDLSSFRLECAADVGSILLDGWSNGLMISAPSLPENKVVATMYGILQASRLRMSKTEFISCPSCGRTLYNIQETIGKIKAATSHLKGLKIGIMGCIVNGPGEMADADYGYVGSGPGKIDLYKQQEKVRKGIPQEEAVEQLVNLIKENGDWQEPS; this is translated from the coding sequence ATGAATCATAACGATATATCATCATTGACAATTGACGGCACAGAAGGTTATTCTCCATTTATCTATAAAAGGCGTCGCAGTATTGAAGTAAATATTGGCGATACACCCATAGGAGAGAATAACCCTATAAGAATACAGTCTATGGCCTCCGTTTCCACCATGGATACAGATGAGGCTGTGGAGCAAGCCCAAAGAGTGATAGATGCGGGGGCCGATTATTTACGCTTTACTGCTCAGGGAGTAAAAGAAGCTAATAACTTAGGCATTATAAGGGAGAGATTGACCGGTAAAGGCTATAAAACACCCTTGGTGGCAGATATACATTTCAATCCAAAGGCTGCTGATGCGGCTTTGGACAGCGTAGAGAAAGTACGTATCAACCCCGGGAACTATGTAGATACAAAGTACGCAGTACCCAAAACATGGGATGACACAGAGTTCACGGAAATGAACAAAGTGGTGCAAGAGCGTTTCGGAGAATTTGTGGAAAAAGCCAAAAAGCTCAAACGCGCTATTCGTATCGGAGTCAATCACGGCTCACTTTCGGAGCGCATGATGGCACGATATGGCGACAGCCCCCGTGGCATGGTAGAGAGTTGTTTGGAATACCTTAGGGTATGCCTTGACCATGACTTTAAAGATATAGTAATCTCCATGAAATCTTCCAATACCATAGTGATGACCCAAGCGGTAAGATTATTGGTAAAAACACTGGAAGAACAGAGATTGCCTGCTTTCCCGCTACACTTGGGAGTTACAGAAGCAGGCGAAGGGGAAGACGGTAGAATCAAAAGCGCAGTGGGGATCGGGTCTTTATTGGCTGACGGCTTAGGAGATACTATCAGGGTTTCGTTGAGCGAAGATCCTGAGTTTGAAATACCGGTAGCAATAAAACTGCGTGATTACATCGTAGAGCGGGAAAAGCAATTGCCTCTTACGGAAGTGTTGCCTACAGCTCATGAATACGAGCTGTATAAGCAGAATGCAAGAAAAGACACCTTCTGTATTAAAGGGCTGATAGGAGGCAATGCCTTGCCGGTAGTAATATCGACAAAAGCTACAGAAGAGCAAATAAAGGAATGGGAAATGAAGCCCGATCTCACGTTACATAAAGGTGAATACCGCACAACTAACGGGACTAATATGGGCGACGTGAGGTTTGTAGAAGCAGATTACCTTACTTTGACTGAAGAGTTGGAGCATGAGATCAAGTCTCATCCCAATACGGTAGTCATTCTCAACACCTTCGGCATCAACCCCGTTGCCGAATGGCGTTTGGGCTTCACATGGCTTCGCAAAAAAGGAATCAAAGCCCCTATCATCCTTAAGAAAGTTTATGATGAGCAAGACTTATCATCTTTCAGACTGGAATGTGCAGCAGATGTAGGCAGCATACTTCTGGACGGATGGAGCAATGGGCTAATGATATCAGCTCCGTCATTGCCGGAAAACAAAGTAGTGGCTACAATGTACGGTATACTACAAGCATCAAGGCTACGCATGAGCAAAACGGAGTTTATAAGCTGTCCCAGTTGCGGACGCACGCTTTATAACATCCAAGAGACTATAGGAAAGATCAAAGCAGCCACCTCCCACCTCAAAGGTCTTAAGATAGGTATCATGGGATGTATAGTCAATGGCCCCGGTGAAATGGCCGATGCAGATTACGGATACGTAGGATCGGGTCCCGGCAAAATAGACTTGTACAAACAACAAGAGAAGGTAAGAAAAGGTATACCTCAAGAAGAAGCAGTAGAACAGCTGGTCAACCTGATCAAAGAAAACGGAGACTGGCAAGAACCATCATAG
- a CDS encoding DUF4831 family protein, which yields MLRVIRFSYLLILLSLFSNIFFAQAQTNVTRFDASQNNDYGVVYSLPRTQLLVEAKIEKETYDPGPLADYAYKYLTINASNRRAVHYRLKSIKVLSKGVKDDKNQFIVRFDKKTVAPFVNLTDQGIIYSINGDKQNDAPTPQAQSENNELVTPPSLPQEYNLAGSQSKQAEIAAGYLFHVRESTMNIVTGDVESMPKDGQSMKLVLGKLKSEEMGTLRLFCGDTIRETITYKTEVEPEENIQDKVIFRFSPLLGAVAANDLGGAPVYFSMSVVERAPEMTEKEMRKHEKSLDGVVYNLPGSAKIIVKYEGKTYFDAKLPITQLGMQQSLTRKMFNDRGDTAPKVYFDVNTGAISEIKQ from the coding sequence ATGTTACGAGTAATCAGATTCTCTTATCTTCTCATATTATTAAGTCTTTTTTCGAATATATTTTTTGCACAAGCGCAGACCAATGTGACGCGCTTTGATGCAAGCCAAAATAACGATTATGGTGTAGTGTACAGTTTACCTCGTACACAACTTCTTGTGGAAGCAAAGATTGAAAAAGAAACATACGATCCCGGCCCGCTGGCAGATTATGCATATAAGTATCTTACCATAAATGCCTCCAATCGCAGAGCTGTACACTACAGACTAAAGTCCATAAAGGTTCTTTCTAAAGGAGTCAAAGACGACAAGAATCAGTTTATTGTGCGTTTTGATAAAAAAACCGTGGCTCCTTTCGTTAATCTCACTGATCAGGGTATTATCTATTCTATAAATGGAGACAAACAAAATGATGCGCCTACCCCTCAGGCTCAGAGTGAAAATAACGAGTTAGTTACCCCTCCTTCATTACCACAGGAATACAATCTCGCAGGATCGCAATCCAAACAAGCTGAGATAGCGGCAGGATACTTATTCCATGTAAGGGAAAGTACTATGAATATCGTGACGGGAGATGTGGAGTCGATGCCCAAAGATGGTCAGTCGATGAAACTGGTGCTGGGAAAGCTCAAGAGCGAAGAGATGGGAACGTTACGCCTATTCTGCGGAGATACAATCAGAGAGACTATTACCTATAAAACAGAAGTAGAGCCGGAAGAGAATATTCAGGATAAAGTCATATTCAGGTTTTCACCTCTATTGGGTGCTGTAGCAGCCAATGATTTGGGTGGAGCTCCCGTATACTTTAGTATGAGTGTCGTGGAGAGAGCACCTGAGATGACTGAGAAAGAAATGCGTAAGCATGAAAAAAGTCTTGACGGTGTAGTTTACAATCTTCCGGGTAGTGCCAAGATTATTGTAAAATATGAAGGCAAAACCTACTTTGATGCCAAGCTTCCCATCACCCAGTTGGGAATGCAGCAGAGCCTGACACGCAAGATGTTTAATGATCGCGGCGATACGGCACCGAAAGTATATTTCGACGTCAACACCGGAGCAATCTCAGAAATCAAACAATAG
- a CDS encoding S41 family peptidase — translation MKKLNFISALFSLFVVLTACSKNDVPQEPKTDKINPVSEFCYKGMSLFYKWNDQMLEKNPRIEDSDPVKYFRSLLFEYKKIDKWSYITDNAGEWKKILEGDPVAFGYDIHGYADNSKAWVNINYVFPDSPAAKAGLKRGDVVVKVDGAILNNDNYRKLFGKESISIEVIKKDTGKATTVSITPERIHTNPVLVSKVIEQGGKKIGYLFYTDFIHEFNGKLHEAFMYFKQQQITDLVIDLRYNHGGSLTSALYIASMLIRKDLVEKKPVFSRMDYNHILNKIYDDKALKEGVNYRENKLGQIYKDQPDPLSANLNLNKVHIIATESSFSASELLTYCLRDFIKVVHVGTPTGGKYAASWTLHAYDKSLGLPVYEGEGKDLTSEQRAALKNWAMQPIVSVYSNSKGISFDKIGGNLKPDIEVEPQEEDASNWVELGNPKDYLLSVAINDILGKPRLRSGVMTKNDFKVKKMDYKPQALLLKENAVILNDVVDQVTRK, via the coding sequence ATGAAAAAATTAAATTTTATTTCCGCACTATTTAGTCTATTTGTAGTATTAACAGCTTGTAGTAAAAACGATGTACCTCAAGAACCTAAAACAGACAAGATTAATCCTGTAAGTGAATTTTGTTATAAAGGGATGAGCCTTTTTTACAAATGGAATGATCAAATGCTTGAAAAGAATCCTAGGATAGAAGATTCGGATCCTGTAAAATATTTCCGATCCCTGTTGTTTGAATACAAAAAGATTGACAAATGGTCTTACATCACAGATAACGCCGGAGAATGGAAAAAGATACTTGAGGGGGATCCGGTAGCTTTCGGTTATGATATTCATGGTTATGCCGACAACTCAAAGGCATGGGTGAATATTAATTATGTCTTTCCTGATAGCCCTGCAGCTAAAGCCGGACTCAAAAGGGGCGATGTGGTAGTAAAAGTAGATGGAGCTATTCTCAACAATGATAATTATAGGAAATTGTTTGGGAAAGAAAGTATCAGTATTGAGGTTATCAAAAAAGATACGGGAAAAGCTACGACCGTTTCCATTACTCCTGAAAGAATTCATACAAATCCTGTACTTGTGTCAAAAGTGATTGAACAAGGTGGTAAAAAAATCGGATATCTATTTTATACCGATTTTATACATGAATTTAATGGCAAACTACACGAGGCATTCATGTATTTTAAGCAACAGCAAATTACCGATTTAGTCATAGACCTGCGTTATAATCACGGAGGAAGTCTTACTTCTGCGCTTTATATTGCATCAATGCTAATTAGGAAGGATTTAGTAGAAAAGAAACCCGTATTTTCTCGTATGGACTATAATCATATTCTCAATAAAATCTATGACGACAAAGCTTTAAAAGAAGGGGTCAATTACAGAGAAAATAAGCTTGGGCAAATATACAAAGATCAGCCTGATCCGTTAAGTGCCAATTTAAATTTGAACAAAGTACACATCATTGCCACGGAAAGTTCTTTTTCAGCATCAGAGCTTCTTACTTATTGTCTCAGGGATTTTATCAAAGTGGTACATGTAGGTACTCCTACAGGAGGTAAGTATGCAGCTTCATGGACTTTGCATGCTTATGACAAATCATTGGGATTACCTGTATATGAAGGGGAAGGAAAAGACCTTACATCTGAGCAAAGAGCAGCTCTTAAGAATTGGGCTATGCAACCCATAGTTAGCGTTTACTCAAATAGCAAAGGCATCTCTTTTGATAAGATCGGAGGGAATCTCAAACCAGATATTGAAGTGGAACCTCAGGAAGAAGATGCAAGCAATTGGGTAGAATTAGGTAACCCCAAAGATTATCTGCTATCTGTTGCAATTAATGATATCCTTGGTAAACCTCGTCTCAGATCTGGTGTGATGACTAAGAATGACTTTAAGGTGAAAAAGATGGATTATAAACCTCAAGCCTTGCTGTTGAAAGAAAATGCAGTAATTCTGAATGATGTAGTTGATCAAGTGACACGAAAATAA
- a CDS encoding PAS domain-containing protein, whose product MKNYIPHIDEEKIKMMREVREAYEQGLITVDEAANTLKQKVGNITAAELAYAEQTSVAQQDDDECIKESLATIRNLYQGLLKDDRPHLAPGHPVDTYFRENDAVSALIYRMKNLHGKPFIKNQWLELFEALEQFKIHLSRKQNELYSALERKGFDRPSKTMWTYDNMVRDMITSQHDRLRRDMNDEFLAHQDELEYHLLDLIDKENTILLPTSLQMINDDEFRKISEGDYEIGFCLIEKPVPYKGVEAQQTSPAQDEIGGDLAKDIAALMGKYGIGASENGVLNVAEGKLTLEQINLIFRHLPVDLSFVDENEIVRFYSDTEHRVFPRSKGVIGREVKYCHPPKSVHVVEEIIEKFRTGEQSKAEFWINKPGLFIYIIYVAVRDDKGNFRGVLEMMQNCTHIREMEGSRTLLTWEGEHLNGAVSEAAKEQDIPAPDGGAPEINPDTKLIDLFKQYPFLKQEIVEINERFKFLQSPMAKVILPKATLALASKYGEIPYEDLVVRLKEMIAKHH is encoded by the coding sequence ATGAAAAATTATATTCCCCACATTGATGAGGAGAAAATAAAAATGATGAGAGAGGTGAGGGAAGCTTATGAGCAAGGACTAATAACAGTGGATGAAGCTGCCAACACTCTTAAACAAAAGGTAGGTAATATTACTGCCGCAGAACTGGCATATGCAGAACAAACATCCGTGGCACAGCAAGATGATGACGAATGTATTAAAGAGAGCTTAGCTACCATTAGGAATCTATATCAAGGATTGCTTAAAGATGATAGGCCACATTTGGCTCCGGGGCATCCTGTAGATACTTATTTCAGAGAAAACGATGCTGTATCAGCTCTTATATATAGGATGAAGAATTTGCATGGCAAGCCTTTCATAAAAAATCAATGGCTTGAACTTTTTGAGGCTTTGGAACAATTCAAGATACACTTATCACGTAAACAAAATGAACTTTATTCTGCTTTGGAGCGAAAGGGTTTCGATCGCCCAAGCAAAACGATGTGGACCTATGATAACATGGTCAGGGATATGATAACATCCCAGCACGATAGACTTCGTAGGGATATGAATGATGAGTTTTTGGCTCATCAGGACGAACTGGAGTATCATCTTTTGGATCTGATCGACAAGGAAAATACCATATTGCTCCCTACCTCTTTACAAATGATCAATGACGATGAGTTTCGTAAGATTTCAGAGGGAGATTACGAGATCGGTTTTTGTCTGATAGAAAAACCTGTTCCGTACAAAGGTGTCGAAGCTCAACAGACATCCCCGGCTCAAGATGAGATAGGTGGAGACTTGGCTAAAGACATAGCGGCTCTCATGGGTAAATACGGTATAGGAGCATCAGAAAATGGAGTATTGAATGTGGCAGAGGGCAAGCTCACCTTGGAACAAATCAATTTGATCTTCCGTCATCTGCCCGTCGACTTATCATTTGTAGACGAAAATGAAATTGTCAGATTTTACAGTGACACTGAGCACAGAGTATTCCCTCGCAGCAAAGGAGTCATTGGCCGAGAGGTGAAATACTGCCATCCACCCAAAAGCGTACACGTAGTAGAAGAAATCATAGAGAAGTTCCGAACCGGAGAGCAGAGCAAAGCCGAGTTTTGGATCAATAAGCCCGGACTCTTTATCTATATTATATATGTAGCAGTGCGCGACGACAAAGGTAATTTCCGTGGAGTACTGGAAATGATGCAAAATTGCACTCACATTCGTGAGATGGAAGGCTCCCGTACCTTGCTTACATGGGAGGGAGAGCATTTGAACGGTGCAGTAAGCGAAGCCGCCAAGGAGCAGGATATTCCTGCTCCCGACGGTGGAGCGCCGGAAATTAACCCGGATACTAAATTAATTGATCTTTTCAAGCAATACCCTTTTCTCAAACAAGAAATTGTAGAAATCAATGAGCGATTCAAATTTTTGCAGTCGCCTATGGCTAAAGTTATTTTACCTAAAGCCACTTTGGCTTTGGCATCGAAATACGGAGAGATTCCTTATGAAGATCTCGTGGTTCGGCTCAAAGAAATGATAGCGAAACACCATTAA
- a CDS encoding tetratricopeptide repeat protein — translation MRQLRYYIFLCLIIGNTSWSYSAGKDSTSNAKFDSYFYEGVLQSNLNHYNESFDLLMHAASINPENAALSYQLSRVYYALDNQKGMTKLMEKAYTLEPSNKTYGESLASLYFTSGKFNEAAGIYEKLIKQYPDQDELKHKLAQLYARSGDIKKAIKVYDELQKQNASSPSEEAEYINVKAQLYNMVGAKNDALNEYKKLADKYPDVSEFSLQLIGAYLEAEHYEEAKKYLNKLGLTDGTDLGYNVSLAQYYLGVNKEEAAFDIIQKLINDSSLETPQKLAILLAFANNQRDDKGVPSNKYNNLFEKIIQDNPHNPDARIAYAKMLEAQGKHELAIKTVRPITEFSPQNNNAWNILLQDALVKQDTTEIVKISSEAIKYLPQEAPYYFYGAIGLFMQGKKKEAKDLLLEAVKNVPETSAAPLSEVYAQLGDLVSEEGDIAKSFDYYEKAIKLNPQNTTALNNYAYALGNHGGDLAKAERLSAMSVKLQPETAVFLDTYGWIFFLQKNYTLAKLYIQKAYDLSAKDPDADVVEHLGDVYYMLNNKEKALELWNEAKALKNGGSKNLDEKIKKQKYIPEKK, via the coding sequence ATGCGTCAATTGCGATATTACATTTTTCTTTGCCTGATCATAGGCAATACCTCATGGAGCTATTCAGCGGGAAAGGATAGTACATCGAACGCTAAGTTCGATTCATATTTCTACGAAGGGGTATTGCAAAGTAACTTGAACCACTACAATGAGTCATTCGATTTATTGATGCATGCTGCATCAATAAATCCGGAGAATGCAGCTTTGTCTTATCAACTTTCAAGGGTTTATTATGCTTTGGACAACCAGAAAGGGATGACAAAACTCATGGAGAAGGCTTATACGTTGGAGCCCTCCAATAAAACATATGGAGAGAGTCTGGCATCACTTTATTTTACTTCGGGAAAATTTAATGAAGCGGCAGGGATTTATGAAAAACTAATCAAGCAATATCCTGATCAGGACGAACTCAAACACAAACTAGCTCAGTTGTATGCTCGCTCTGGTGACATCAAAAAGGCTATCAAGGTGTATGATGAACTTCAGAAGCAAAACGCATCCAGCCCATCCGAAGAGGCAGAATACATCAACGTAAAAGCCCAATTATATAATATGGTAGGCGCCAAAAATGATGCGTTGAACGAGTATAAAAAATTGGCGGATAAATATCCTGATGTATCTGAATTCTCTCTTCAGCTGATAGGAGCATACCTCGAAGCTGAGCACTACGAAGAAGCAAAAAAATATCTTAACAAGCTGGGACTAACGGATGGTACTGATTTGGGATACAATGTGTCGCTCGCTCAATATTATTTGGGAGTAAACAAAGAAGAAGCCGCTTTTGACATTATACAAAAGCTTATCAATGACTCTTCGCTGGAAACACCTCAGAAATTGGCTATACTCTTGGCTTTTGCCAATAACCAAAGAGATGACAAGGGGGTTCCTTCTAACAAGTATAATAACCTTTTTGAGAAAATAATTCAGGACAATCCGCATAACCCCGATGCCCGCATTGCATATGCTAAAATGCTGGAAGCACAAGGGAAACACGAATTGGCTATCAAAACCGTAAGGCCAATCACAGAATTTAGTCCGCAGAACAATAATGCATGGAACATATTGCTCCAAGATGCACTTGTAAAGCAGGATACGACGGAGATAGTAAAAATATCATCTGAAGCTATTAAATATTTGCCACAAGAGGCTCCTTACTATTTTTACGGAGCTATAGGTCTTTTTATGCAAGGAAAGAAGAAAGAAGCAAAAGACCTACTGTTGGAAGCAGTAAAGAATGTCCCGGAAACGAGTGCTGCTCCCTTGTCAGAAGTGTATGCTCAGCTGGGCGATTTGGTATCGGAAGAAGGAGATATTGCCAAGTCTTTTGATTATTACGAAAAGGCAATCAAACTGAATCCACAAAATACTACAGCTCTCAACAACTATGCTTATGCCTTGGGGAATCACGGTGGAGATCTTGCCAAAGCAGAGAGGCTATCTGCTATGAGTGTCAAGCTTCAGCCCGAAACAGCGGTATTCTTGGATACGTATGGCTGGATATTCTTTTTACAGAAAAACTACACTCTTGCCAAACTTTATATCCAAAAAGCTTATGACCTCAGCGCCAAAGACCCTGATGCGGATGTAGTGGAGCATTTGGGTGATGTTTATTACATGCTCAATAATAAAGAGAAGGCATTAGAATTGTGGAATGAGGCTAAAGCATTGAAAAATGGAGGTAGCAAAAATCTTGACGAAAAAATAAAGAAACAAAAATATATCCCGGAAAAGAAATGA
- a CDS encoding DUF4292 domain-containing protein, protein MKLNRIFSLTLMTASLALIMASCGISNKVTKPETLSSDINGLSKNELINVVNSKRGEWTSLKATLNADIKYGRKDMSSKVDFSMVKGKGIRMIIIPFPFIELSRLWFTREGITVTDGINKRYAEASYKELSDNLGFPVNYDVLESLFLGYISNPGFTPDTPLTKIFSLEHPVGIPTLTYKKGSVDIAYAINTQGLVQSLTATDTKNRGKATWKYTDYICESGTINFPSTQEINVNLSGRNPGDIKMSFSRFNWNKVEESVVEPNVKSGYQKISLNDLKQMIKKVAK, encoded by the coding sequence ATGAAACTAAACAGAATATTCTCCCTCACACTCATGACTGCCTCCCTTGCCTTGATCATGGCGAGTTGCGGTATCAGCAATAAAGTCACAAAACCAGAGACTTTGAGTTCTGACATAAATGGATTGTCCAAAAACGAACTTATCAATGTTGTAAATTCCAAAAGAGGTGAATGGACAAGCCTGAAAGCAACTTTGAATGCCGATATCAAATATGGGCGGAAAGACATGAGTAGTAAAGTAGACTTTTCCATGGTCAAAGGCAAGGGAATACGTATGATAATAATACCATTCCCTTTTATCGAATTGAGCCGTTTATGGTTTACACGGGAAGGGATTACGGTTACAGACGGGATTAACAAAAGATATGCGGAAGCATCGTACAAAGAGCTTTCAGACAATTTGGGTTTTCCCGTAAACTATGATGTTTTAGAATCACTTTTCTTGGGTTACATATCCAATCCCGGGTTTACCCCTGATACCCCTTTGACTAAGATCTTCAGTCTGGAACATCCTGTAGGCATCCCCACTCTTACATATAAAAAAGGCTCTGTAGATATAGCTTATGCAATCAATACTCAAGGCCTTGTACAAAGCCTTACGGCCACTGATACTAAAAATAGGGGTAAAGCTACTTGGAAATATACAGACTATATTTGTGAGTCAGGCACGATAAATTTCCCTTCAACTCAAGAAATTAATGTAAATTTATCAGGTCGTAATCCGGGAGACATAAAAATGAGCTTTTCTCGCTTCAATTGGAATAAAGTGGAAGAGAGTGTCGTTGAGCCCAATGTCAAAAGCGGATATCAGAAAATATCTCTGAATGACTTGAAACAAATGATTAAAAAAGTGGCCAAGTAG
- the purE gene encoding 5-(carboxyamino)imidazole ribonucleotide mutase, with product MQPLVSIIMGSTSDLPIMEKAAKRLDDLQIPFEIQALSAHRTPAEVEAFAKNAKAKGIKVIIAAAGMAAHLCGVIASMTSIPVIGVPIKSTLEGMDALLAIVQMPPGIPVATVGINAAENAAILAVQMMATNDTELYNKLEAYKESLKEKVVNANKALSELSYKFKTN from the coding sequence ATGCAACCATTAGTTAGCATCATTATGGGAAGTACTTCGGATCTTCCCATAATGGAAAAAGCCGCCAAAAGGCTTGATGATCTCCAGATACCTTTTGAGATACAAGCTTTATCGGCTCATCGTACACCCGCTGAGGTGGAAGCATTCGCCAAGAATGCCAAAGCCAAAGGGATCAAAGTAATTATAGCTGCCGCCGGCATGGCAGCGCACTTATGTGGCGTCATCGCATCCATGACCTCAATCCCGGTTATAGGAGTACCTATCAAATCTACCCTTGAAGGTATGGATGCATTGCTTGCTATAGTACAAATGCCTCCGGGAATACCTGTGGCTACAGTAGGCATCAATGCTGCGGAAAATGCAGCGATACTGGCAGTGCAAATGATGGCGACCAATGACACTGAACTATACAATAAGCTTGAGGCTTATAAAGAATCATTGAAGGAAAAAGTTGTCAATGCCAATAAAGCTCTAAGCGAACTGAGCTATAAGTTCAAGACAAACTAA
- the dut gene encoding dUTP diphosphatase — MSDKVKVSIINHSRHPLPEYATIASAGMDLRAHLEEPIVLKPLQRALIPTGLRIQLPIGYEGQIRPRSGLALKKGITLLNTPGTLDADYRGEIGIVLVNLSQEQFIVADGDRIAQLVVARHATVEWSDVEILDETTRGEGGFGHTGKN, encoded by the coding sequence ATGTCTGACAAAGTAAAAGTAAGTATCATCAACCATTCGAGGCATCCCTTGCCAGAATATGCTACCATAGCTTCTGCCGGTATGGATCTGAGAGCGCACCTTGAAGAGCCTATCGTGTTGAAACCATTACAAAGAGCACTCATACCTACGGGTTTGCGCATCCAATTACCCATCGGGTACGAAGGTCAGATAAGGCCACGTAGCGGACTAGCCCTCAAAAAGGGAATTACATTACTCAATACTCCCGGTACCCTTGATGCTGACTACCGCGGTGAGATCGGCATTGTTTTGGTAAACCTGTCACAAGAACAATTCATAGTGGCCGATGGTGATCGTATTGCTCAATTGGTAGTAGCACGTCACGCCACTGTGGAATGGAGCGATGTAGAAATTCTGGACGAAACTACCCGTGGAGAAGGCGGATTTGGGCATACGGGGAAAAACTAA
- the gcvH gene encoding glycine cleavage system protein GcvH, giving the protein MNIPAELKYTKDHEWARIEGGVVYVGITDFAQSELGEIVYVDVATEGEELSAEDVFGSIEAVKTVSDLLMPIEGEVLEVNPDLEDQPELVNNDPYGKGWIIKVKPANAEDIDSLMNADDYNKLIGK; this is encoded by the coding sequence ATGAATATTCCTGCTGAACTGAAGTACACAAAAGACCACGAATGGGCACGTATCGAAGGCGGTGTAGTATACGTAGGTATTACTGACTTTGCTCAAAGCGAGCTGGGTGAAATTGTCTATGTAGATGTTGCTACAGAAGGAGAAGAACTTTCTGCTGAAGATGTATTCGGCTCTATCGAAGCCGTAAAAACCGTTTCTGATCTGCTTATGCCTATCGAAGGTGAAGTACTGGAAGTAAATCCTGACCTTGAAGATCAGCCCGAACTGGTCAATAACGACCCTTACGGCAAAGGCTGGATTATAAAAGTAAAGCCGGCAAATGCTGAAGATATTGACAGTCTAATGAACGCCGACGACTACAATAAACTCATCGGCAAATAA